The Pseudostreptobacillus hongkongensis genome contains the following window.
ATCTCGCAGGTACTCGACCGCTCGCCCAAGCTCTTCCCACCGCTGGTCGTGCAGATGATCGCCGTCGGCGAACGCGCCGGAACCATCGACGAGATGCTCGAAGAGATCGCCGATTTCTACGAGAAGCAGGTCGACCAGATCATGGGCAACCTCTCTTCGATCATCGAGCCGGTCCTGATCATCTTCCTCGGCGCGGCGGTCGGCGGCATCGCGCTCGCCATCATCACGCCGATCTACGCGCTGACCATGAAGTTCGGGCAGTGACGGCCGGTGGCGCAT
Protein-coding sequences here:
- a CDS encoding type II secretion system F family protein, which codes for ISQVLDRSPKLFPPLVVQMIAVGERAGTIDEMLEEIADFYEKQVDQIMGNLSSIIEPVLIIFLGAAVGGIALAIITPIYALTMKFGQ